In a genomic window of Flavobacteriales bacterium:
- a CDS encoding 2-C-methyl-D-erythritol 4-phosphate cytidylyltransferase, producing the protein MHRSTIIVAGGSGKRLGGPVPKQFQTVKGRPLLMWTIEAFHRFDPGMALIVVLPQAHLDIWKALCMGHRFFIEHEVVAGGEQRWHSVKAGLEKAEGDGLVAVHDGVRPLVSTELIARCFDAADKHAAAIPVVPVVPSIRETTAEGSRALDRAKLLAVQTPQCFHTDLLRKAFQQPYDPAFTDEATLVERLGVKVALVEGEENNIKVTSAMDMRVIESLLG; encoded by the coding sequence ATGCATCGCTCCACCATCATCGTCGCCGGCGGAAGCGGCAAGCGCCTGGGCGGCCCCGTTCCCAAGCAGTTCCAAACGGTGAAGGGCCGTCCCCTGCTGATGTGGACCATCGAGGCCTTCCATCGCTTCGATCCGGGAATGGCGCTGATCGTGGTGCTGCCCCAGGCGCACCTCGACATCTGGAAAGCGCTGTGCATGGGTCATCGCTTCTTCATCGAGCACGAGGTGGTGGCCGGTGGCGAGCAGCGCTGGCACAGCGTGAAGGCCGGCCTTGAGAAGGCGGAAGGCGACGGGCTCGTCGCCGTGCATGATGGCGTACGGCCGTTGGTGAGCACTGAGCTGATCGCTCGCTGCTTCGATGCTGCGGACAAGCACGCCGCGGCGATACCAGTGGTACCCGTGGTGCCGAGCATCCGCGAGACCACCGCCGAAGGATCACGCGCGCTCGACCGCGCGAAGCTGCTGGCCGTGCAGACGCCGCAATGCTTCCACACCGACCTGTTGCGCAAAGCCTTCCAGCAGCCTTACGACCCCGCCTTCACCGATGAAGCGACACTGGTGGAGCGCTTGGGCGTGAAGGTGGCGCTGGTGGAAGGCGAGGAGAACAACATCAAGGTGACATCCGCCATGGACATGCGGGTCATCGAATCGCTGCTCGGTTGA
- a CDS encoding leucine--tRNA ligase, with product MAYEHNEIEKKWRAEWAKRGTYRVENDASRPKYYVLDMFPYPSGAGLHVGHPLGYIASDIVARYKRHCGFNVLHPMGYDSFGLPAEQYAIQTGQHPAKTTEVNIDGCLDDEGNILPKYLNSDGSIKKEALNSSGEVIRGYKRQLDAIGFSFDWSREVRTSDPSFYKWTQWIFLQLFDSWYDHEAQKAKPIHTLVVRFGHQGWQPSDPCALTGDVEEELGAFSADEWKAYDERTKQRILQHFRLAYLSEAWVNWCPALGTVLANDEVKDGVSERGGHPVERKRMPQWSMRITAYAQRLLSGLDTLDWSESIKEAQRNWIGRSEGALVRFKLKSNLTPNPSPEERGTAHFDQDESDSGAISRFRETANPFIWSKLVAHAKEMRHNPTEAENKLWQAIRGNATSGRIRRQHIIDKYIVDFVSLRKQLVIEVDGDIHDLQIEEDALRTLALGEKGFKVIRFRNEEVLSDVFEVKRRIQAELDSRPDFSASADDKTEEEYSSPLPGRGVGGEAIEVFTTRPDTLFGVTFVTLAPEHELVEVITPANRRDEVMAYVTMAKNRSERERMTEVKRVSGVFTGATCIHPFTGQEVPVWVGDYVLGGYGTGAVMAVPGGDQRDWNFATHFNLPIIAVTEGADISKEADERKDATISSEGFLRGLKVPDAIKRAIDELEKRGAGERRINFRLRDAAFGRQRYWGEPIPIYYKDGVPYALPESELPLKLPEVDKFLPTEDGEPPLARAANWNYQGHPLETTTMPGWAGSSWYFLRYMDPKNEGRFASPEALNYWQQVDLYVGGSEHATGHLLYFRFWTKFLHDRGWINFDEPAKKLVNQGMIQGRSSIAQMIVDREDWGILEHTLGADGWKIMYEPKGNETVRPDLMLTSPEGVNVILETKALIEGAEGRLAAKRRIERFTENMSNTVAVVVTLGEAVVNLDSVINRIREAAATRTSVVSDEEYSWPLLISAGTDAREFRTIATHVDVNLVVNDVLNKDMFRRSNPSFATAGFIPDGGEFFCASEVEKMSKSKLNVVNPDDIISKYGADTLRLYEMFLGPLEQSKPWDTNGIEGTFRFLRKFWNLFHLAGDAFGVTDNAPTKPELKVLHATLKKITEDIEKMSFNTSVAQFMIAANELGALKCNKRAVLEPLVIALAPFAPHIAEELWEKLGHTDSVTGAKWPQWDAQHLVEDSFSYPISFNGKTRLQLEFPIGLSKEEVEAQVLANPEVQAKLGGQPPKKVIVVPKRIVNIVV from the coding sequence ATGGCCTACGAGCACAACGAGATCGAGAAGAAGTGGCGCGCCGAATGGGCGAAGCGCGGAACCTACCGTGTGGAGAACGACGCTTCACGTCCCAAGTACTACGTGCTCGACATGTTCCCCTACCCCAGCGGCGCCGGCCTGCATGTGGGGCACCCGCTCGGCTACATCGCCAGCGACATCGTGGCGCGCTACAAGCGGCATTGCGGCTTCAACGTGCTGCACCCCATGGGCTACGACAGCTTCGGGCTTCCCGCCGAGCAGTACGCCATACAGACCGGACAGCACCCCGCGAAGACCACCGAGGTGAACATTGATGGGTGCCTTGATGATGAAGGCAACATATTGCCGAAGTATCTGAACTCTGATGGCAGCATCAAGAAGGAGGCCCTAAACAGCAGCGGCGAGGTCATTAGGGGATACAAAAGACAGCTTGATGCCATCGGCTTCAGCTTCGATTGGAGCCGCGAGGTGCGCACCAGCGATCCGTCGTTCTACAAGTGGACGCAATGGATCTTCCTGCAGCTCTTCGACAGCTGGTACGACCACGAAGCGCAGAAGGCGAAGCCGATCCACACCTTGGTCGTGCGCTTCGGGCACCAAGGCTGGCAGCCATCGGACCCCTGCGCGCTGACCGGCGATGTGGAAGAAGAACTGGGTGCATTCAGCGCTGATGAATGGAAAGCCTACGATGAGCGCACGAAGCAGCGCATCCTTCAGCACTTCCGGCTGGCCTACTTGAGCGAGGCATGGGTGAACTGGTGCCCCGCATTGGGCACCGTGCTCGCCAACGACGAAGTGAAGGACGGCGTGAGCGAGCGCGGCGGCCATCCCGTGGAGCGCAAGCGGATGCCGCAGTGGAGCATGCGCATCACAGCGTATGCGCAGCGCTTGCTCAGCGGGCTCGATACGCTCGATTGGAGCGAGAGCATCAAGGAGGCGCAGCGCAACTGGATCGGCCGCAGTGAAGGAGCGCTCGTGCGTTTCAAACTCAAATCCAACCTCACCCCTAACCCCTCTCCCGAGGAGAGGGGAACAGCTCACTTCGACCAGGATGAATCAGATAGTGGTGCGATAAGCCGATTCCGCGAGACCGCAAACCCATTCATCTGGTCGAAGCTCGTCGCACACGCGAAAGAGATGCGTCATAACCCCACCGAGGCCGAGAACAAACTTTGGCAGGCCATCCGGGGGAATGCGACCAGTGGCCGAATCCGGCGCCAACACATCATCGACAAGTACATCGTGGACTTTGTTTCCCTAAGGAAACAATTGGTCATCGAAGTGGATGGTGATATCCACGACCTTCAAATAGAGGAAGATGCACTGAGGACGCTAGCGCTTGGCGAGAAGGGATTCAAGGTCATCCGCTTCCGAAATGAAGAGGTGCTCTCCGATGTGTTTGAGGTCAAGCGACGGATTCAAGCAGAACTGGATTCAAGGCCGGACTTCAGTGCATCAGCAGACGATAAAACCGAAGAGGAGTATTCCTCCCCTCTCCCCGGGAGAGGGGTAGGGGGTGAGGCAATCGAGGTCTTCACGACACGGCCCGACACCCTCTTCGGTGTGACGTTCGTAACGCTCGCGCCAGAGCACGAACTCGTGGAAGTAATCACGCCCGCCAACCGCCGTGACGAAGTGATGGCCTACGTCACCATGGCGAAGAACCGCAGCGAGCGCGAGCGCATGACGGAGGTGAAGCGCGTGAGCGGGGTGTTCACCGGCGCAACCTGCATCCATCCCTTCACCGGACAAGAAGTGCCCGTGTGGGTGGGCGATTACGTGCTCGGCGGCTACGGCACCGGCGCTGTGATGGCCGTGCCCGGCGGCGATCAGCGCGACTGGAATTTCGCGACGCACTTCAATCTGCCCATCATCGCCGTGACCGAGGGCGCCGACATCAGCAAAGAGGCCGATGAGCGCAAAGACGCGACGATCAGCAGCGAAGGTTTTCTCCGGGGCCTGAAGGTGCCCGATGCGATCAAACGCGCCATTGATGAATTGGAGAAGCGCGGTGCCGGCGAACGCCGCATCAACTTCCGCTTGCGCGATGCCGCTTTCGGCCGCCAGCGGTACTGGGGCGAGCCGATCCCCATCTACTACAAGGACGGAGTGCCTTACGCGCTGCCCGAGAGCGAGCTGCCCCTGAAGCTGCCCGAAGTGGACAAGTTCCTGCCGACGGAGGACGGAGAACCTCCACTCGCACGCGCTGCGAATTGGAACTACCAAGGCCATCCGTTGGAAACGACGACGATGCCCGGTTGGGCTGGTAGCAGCTGGTACTTCCTGCGCTACATGGACCCGAAGAACGAAGGCCGCTTCGCATCACCCGAGGCCCTCAACTACTGGCAGCAGGTGGATCTCTACGTGGGCGGCAGCGAGCACGCCACCGGCCACCTGCTCTACTTCCGCTTCTGGACCAAGTTCCTGCACGACCGCGGCTGGATCAACTTTGATGAGCCCGCGAAGAAGCTGGTGAACCAGGGGATGATACAGGGACGTTCGAGCATCGCACAAATGATTGTAGACCGAGAGGATTGGGGGATTCTCGAGCACACATTGGGAGCCGATGGATGGAAGATTATGTACGAACCCAAGGGCAACGAAACCGTCAGACCCGATTTGATGCTCACTAGCCCGGAAGGGGTGAATGTGATCTTGGAAACCAAGGCTTTGATTGAAGGGGCCGAAGGACGATTAGCGGCCAAGAGACGAATCGAGCGGTTCACGGAAAACATGAGCAACACGGTGGCCGTTGTCGTCACACTTGGAGAAGCGGTAGTGAATCTCGATTCAGTAATCAATAGAATCCGAGAGGCAGCCGCCACACGAACCTCTGTCGTTTCAGACGAAGAGTATTCATGGCCCCTGCTCATTTCTGCTGGGACTGATGCACGTGAATTCCGAACGATAGCAACGCATGTTGATGTCAACTTGGTTGTAAACGATGTCCTGAATAAGGATATGTTCCGAAGATCAAATCCCTCCTTTGCAACAGCTGGGTTCATACCTGATGGCGGAGAGTTCTTCTGTGCTTCAGAAGTAGAAAAGATGTCCAAGTCGAAGCTGAACGTGGTAAACCCCGACGACATCATTTCGAAGTACGGTGCCGACACGCTTCGCCTCTACGAGATGTTCCTCGGCCCCCTGGAGCAGAGCAAGCCGTGGGATACCAACGGCATTGAAGGCACCTTCCGCTTCCTGCGGAAATTCTGGAATCTCTTCCATCTTGCAGGTGATGCATTCGGCGTTACCGACAATGCTCCCACCAAACCCGAACTGAAGGTCCTGCATGCCACGCTGAAGAAGATCACCGAGGACATCGAGAAGATGAGCTTCAACACCAGCGTGGCGCAATTCATGATCGCCGCGAACGAGCTGGGCGCGCTCAAATGCAACAAGCGCGCGGTGCTGGAGCCGCTGGTGATCGCCTTGGCGCCCTTCGCGCCGCACATCGCAGAGGAATTGTGGGAGAAGCTCGGCCATACCGACAGCGTAACAGGGGCAAAATGGCCCCAATGGGATGCCCAGCACTTGGTGGAGGACAGCTTCAGCTACCCCATCAGTTTCAATGGAAAAACGAGGCTACAACTCGAATTCCCCATCGGGCTGAGCAAGGAAGAGGTGGAGGCCCAGGTACTCGCGAATCCGGAGGTGCAGGCCAAGCTGGGAGGTCAGCCGCCGAAGAAGGTGATCGTGGTGCCCAAGCGGATCGTGAACATCGTGGTGTAG
- a CDS encoding DUF3098 domain-containing protein, with protein sequence MAKQNHFNDLAFTATNYKLLLIGLGIVVVGYLLMSGGGNGDPNAFDATEIFSDRRITVAPIVVLVGYLFVVYAILKRDRSGEAQ encoded by the coding sequence ATGGCCAAGCAGAACCACTTCAACGACCTGGCATTCACCGCCACCAACTACAAGCTCTTGCTCATCGGACTGGGCATCGTGGTGGTGGGCTACTTGCTCATGAGCGGCGGCGGCAACGGGGATCCAAACGCCTTCGATGCCACCGAGATCTTCAGTGATCGGCGCATCACCGTGGCGCCCATCGTGGTGCTGGTAGGCTACCTCTTCGTGGTATACGCCATCCTCAAGCGCGATCGTAGCGGCGAGGCGCAATGA
- the truB gene encoding tRNA pseudouridine(55) synthase TruB translates to MIHDHVFDPVAGGLILVDKPLGWTSFDAVKKIRGAMRSVVQRRNFKVGHAGTLDPLASGLLIMAYGPLTKQLPALTGLEKTYTGTITLGSTTPSYDLETATLHSGPWEHLSEAEIRAAFARFIGEVDQRPPNYSAKRFEGERAYFLARDPERAHEVVMPVVKVIISQLEVAAVRGAQVDFEVHVSKGTYIRSLAHDIGQVLGCGAHLSQLRRTAIGPYRVEDAHVPEAWAQHIAPLPDRGAQ, encoded by the coding sequence ATGATCCATGACCATGTCTTTGACCCGGTCGCCGGTGGCCTGATCCTGGTGGACAAGCCCCTCGGCTGGACCAGCTTCGATGCGGTGAAGAAGATCCGGGGCGCGATGCGCAGCGTGGTGCAGCGCCGCAACTTCAAAGTGGGGCATGCCGGCACCTTGGATCCGCTGGCGAGCGGACTGCTGATCATGGCCTATGGCCCGCTCACCAAGCAGCTGCCCGCGCTCACGGGATTGGAGAAGACCTACACGGGCACCATCACCCTGGGCAGCACCACGCCCAGCTACGATCTGGAGACGGCCACCTTGCACAGCGGACCGTGGGAGCACTTGAGCGAAGCGGAGATACGCGCCGCGTTCGCCCGCTTCATCGGTGAAGTGGACCAGCGCCCGCCGAATTATTCCGCGAAGCGCTTCGAGGGCGAACGTGCCTATTTCCTGGCCCGCGATCCCGAGCGGGCCCACGAAGTAGTGATGCCCGTGGTGAAAGTGATCATCAGTCAATTGGAAGTCGCCGCCGTCCGGGGCGCTCAAGTCGATTTCGAAGTGCATGTGAGCAAGGGCACCTACATCCGCTCGCTCGCGCACGACATCGGCCAGGTGCTGGGCTGCGGCGCCCACCTGAGCCAGTTGCGCCGAACGGCCATCGGTCCATACCGGGTAGAGGACGCGCACGTGCCGGAAGCCTGGGCACAGCACATTGCCCCTTTGCCCGACCGAGGCGCCCAATAG
- the rlmN gene encoding 23S rRNA (adenine(2503)-C(2))-methyltransferase RlmN: MTAPDLRSLTLDGIKSLVAELGEKPYRAKQLWEWLWKKKARSFDDMSDLPKAFRAALAERTVLRPLVLAEEQRSQDGTVKCAFRTWDGHIVEGVLIPTPTRFTACISSQIGCSLTCSFCATGKLKRVRNLDAGEIVDQVVLIDALAHKYYKQGLTNIVYMGMGEPLLNYASTLRSAERITAEDGLGMSARRITVSTAGIAKMIRKLADDGARFNLALSLHAANDAKRDRIMPINEQNSLAELKDALRYYTRTLRKDVTFEYILLRGFNDS, translated from the coding sequence ATGACAGCCCCCGACCTCCGCTCCCTCACCCTCGATGGGATCAAATCCCTCGTCGCGGAGCTCGGCGAGAAGCCCTACCGTGCCAAGCAGCTCTGGGAATGGTTGTGGAAGAAGAAGGCCCGCTCGTTCGATGATATGAGCGACCTGCCCAAAGCCTTCCGCGCGGCACTGGCGGAGCGCACGGTGCTGCGGCCCTTGGTGCTGGCCGAGGAGCAGCGCAGCCAGGATGGCACGGTGAAGTGCGCCTTCAGGACCTGGGACGGCCACATCGTTGAAGGTGTCCTGATCCCCACCCCAACGCGCTTTACGGCCTGCATCAGCAGCCAGATCGGGTGCAGCCTGACGTGCAGCTTCTGCGCCACCGGCAAGCTCAAGCGCGTGCGCAACCTGGACGCCGGCGAGATCGTGGATCAGGTGGTGCTCATCGATGCGCTCGCGCACAAGTACTACAAGCAGGGCCTCACCAACATCGTGTACATGGGCATGGGCGAGCCGCTGCTCAACTACGCCAGCACGCTGCGCAGCGCGGAACGGATCACCGCCGAGGACGGCCTGGGCATGAGCGCAAGACGCATCACGGTGAGCACGGCCGGCATCGCCAAGATGATCCGCAAGCTGGCTGACGATGGCGCACGCTTCAACCTGGCGCTCTCGCTCCATGCTGCCAACGATGCCAAGCGCGACCGCATCATGCCGATCAACGAGCAGAACTCGCTGGCCGAGCTGAAGGATGCCCTGCGCTACTACACGCGCACGCTGCGGAAGGACGTCACCTTCGAGTACATCCTCTTGCGCGGCTTCAACGATTCA
- a CDS encoding DUF3108 domain-containing protein translates to MARTSTFLLAGIGLFTMAFAQSDRPTEPNTLPAPSSTPYRSISHNAFKPGEKLTYVVHYGWMNAGEAVVELRESEQPIMGRKVLRAVGRGRSLGAFNAFYKVDDYYESQIDSEGVFPWMFQRRVSEGGYEFSQDYFYRQHKNEVTTQKQQTHAVPPSVQDMLSAFYYARTIDFSNANPGDVYTIQTFLDDELWPLQMKFIGRETIKLRNGKYRCMKFQPVVQEGRVFKTNDDLNVWITDDGNKIPVLAQAKVLVGSIKMELSQYEGLSHPIAKH, encoded by the coding sequence ATGGCACGCACTTCCACCTTCCTGCTCGCGGGCATCGGCCTCTTCACCATGGCCTTCGCCCAGAGTGATCGCCCAACCGAACCGAACACGCTCCCGGCTCCCTCGAGCACGCCGTACCGCAGCATCAGCCACAATGCCTTCAAGCCCGGCGAGAAGCTCACCTACGTCGTTCACTACGGCTGGATGAATGCTGGCGAAGCGGTTGTGGAATTGCGTGAGTCGGAGCAGCCCATCATGGGACGCAAGGTGCTGCGCGCGGTGGGCCGCGGCCGGAGCCTCGGCGCCTTCAACGCCTTCTACAAGGTCGATGACTATTACGAGAGCCAGATCGATTCCGAGGGCGTGTTCCCGTGGATGTTCCAGCGCCGCGTGAGCGAGGGCGGCTACGAGTTCTCACAGGACTACTTCTACCGCCAGCACAAGAACGAGGTGACCACGCAGAAGCAGCAAACGCATGCGGTGCCACCCAGCGTGCAAGACATGCTCAGCGCCTTCTACTACGCGCGCACCATTGACTTCAGCAACGCCAATCCCGGCGATGTGTACACCATCCAGACCTTCCTCGATGACGAGCTCTGGCCCTTGCAGATGAAGTTCATCGGCAGGGAGACGATCAAATTGCGGAACGGGAAGTACCGCTGCATGAAGTTCCAGCCCGTGGTGCAGGAGGGCCGCGTGTTCAAGACCAACGACGACCTCAACGTGTGGATCACCGACGACGGCAACAAGATCCCCGTGCTCGCGCAGGCCAAGGTGCTCGTGGGCTCGATCAAGATGGAGCTGAGCCAGTACGAAGGGCTGAGCCATCCGATCGCGAAGCACTAG
- a CDS encoding cell division protein FtsX yields MSARRSKIRTRTTSVGTVIGITLVLCMLGLQGFILLNARAIERYFKEQVRVELFLKRELKEADVLRFRKELDLQPYSAGTLLVTPEEAAAQMKEELGEDFLELLGGVSPIDPSIQLSVKPAYAHPDSMKWIVAGLQKDARLHDVAYNAAVIENMDRNFVTLNIGGLIFLALLLVVAVALINNTIRLAIHSQRFLIRTMHLVGATRWFIKRPFLLSGVWQGLIAAVLAVGTLAGLFWLGKRYVPDLLAFTDALSLGLLFAAVVVVGLLIALLATWVAVGRYLRMDHEALHWS; encoded by the coding sequence ATGAGCGCCCGCCGCAGCAAGATCCGGACCCGCACCACCAGCGTGGGCACGGTCATCGGCATCACCTTGGTGCTGTGCATGCTGGGCCTTCAGGGCTTCATCCTGCTCAATGCCCGCGCGATCGAGCGCTACTTCAAGGAGCAGGTGCGCGTGGAGCTCTTCCTGAAGCGCGAGCTGAAGGAGGCCGACGTGCTGCGCTTCCGCAAGGAGCTGGACCTTCAGCCATACAGCGCCGGCACCTTGTTGGTGACCCCGGAAGAAGCCGCTGCGCAAATGAAGGAGGAGCTGGGCGAGGATTTCCTGGAGCTGCTCGGCGGGGTGAGCCCCATCGACCCCAGCATCCAGCTGAGCGTGAAGCCCGCATATGCGCACCCCGACAGCATGAAGTGGATCGTGGCCGGCCTGCAGAAGGATGCCCGCCTGCACGATGTGGCCTACAACGCCGCCGTGATCGAGAACATGGACCGCAATTTCGTCACCCTCAACATCGGAGGGCTCATCTTCCTGGCCCTCCTGCTGGTGGTGGCCGTTGCGCTCATCAACAACACCATCCGGCTGGCCATCCACAGCCAGCGCTTCCTGATCCGCACCATGCACTTGGTGGGCGCTACCCGCTGGTTCATCAAGCGGCCTTTCCTCCTGAGCGGCGTGTGGCAAGGGCTGATTGCGGCGGTGCTGGCCGTCGGTACGCTCGCCGGCCTCTTCTGGCTGGGCAAGCGCTACGTGCCCGACCTGCTTGCCTTCACCGACGCGCTCTCCCTGGGCCTGCTCTTCGCGGCCGTGGTGGTCGTAGGGCTGCTCATCGCGCTGTTGGCCACCTGGGTGGCCGTGGGCCGCTACCTTCGCATGGATCACGAAGCATTGCACTGGAGCTGA
- the queA gene encoding tRNA preQ1(34) S-adenosylmethionine ribosyltransferase-isomerase QueA, translating into MKLNAFKFNLPKEQIALYPTKDRDGSKLMVLHRKDGKIEHKKFKNLLDYFDEGDTFILNNTKVFPARMWGNKEKTGAKIEVFMLRELNRESLLWDVVVDPARKIRIGNKLYFGKDDELVAEVIDNTTSRGRTLRFLFDGPYEEFKRTITEMGETPLPRYIKRETEPSDTERYQTIYAKHEGAVAAPTAGLHFSRELMKRMELKGMNFAEVTLHVGLGSFRPVEVEDLTKHKMDSEQVIISKEACAIVNQAKDTKKRVCCVGTTTMRAIESSVSTENHMKSMNGWTNKFIYPPYEFSIADSMVTNFHMPESTLLMQVCAFGGYEHVWNAYKVAIKDKYRFFSYGDAMLII; encoded by the coding sequence ATGAAACTCAACGCATTCAAGTTCAACCTCCCGAAGGAGCAGATCGCCCTCTATCCCACCAAGGACCGCGACGGAAGCAAGCTCATGGTCCTCCATCGCAAGGATGGCAAGATCGAGCACAAGAAGTTCAAGAACCTCCTCGACTACTTCGATGAAGGCGACACCTTCATCCTGAACAACACCAAGGTGTTCCCGGCCCGCATGTGGGGCAACAAGGAGAAGACCGGCGCCAAGATCGAGGTGTTCATGCTGCGCGAACTCAATCGCGAGAGCCTGCTCTGGGATGTGGTGGTGGACCCTGCGCGCAAGATCCGCATCGGCAACAAGCTCTACTTCGGCAAGGACGATGAGCTGGTGGCTGAGGTGATCGACAACACCACCAGCCGCGGCCGCACGCTGCGCTTCCTGTTCGATGGGCCTTACGAGGAGTTCAAGCGCACCATCACCGAGATGGGTGAGACCCCGCTGCCGCGCTACATCAAGCGCGAGACCGAGCCCAGCGATACGGAGCGCTACCAGACCATCTACGCCAAGCACGAAGGCGCCGTGGCCGCACCCACTGCGGGCCTGCACTTCAGCCGCGAGCTGATGAAGCGCATGGAATTGAAGGGCATGAACTTCGCCGAAGTCACACTGCACGTGGGCCTCGGCAGCTTCCGTCCGGTGGAGGTGGAGGACCTCACCAAGCACAAGATGGACAGCGAGCAGGTGATCATCTCCAAGGAGGCCTGCGCCATCGTGAACCAGGCCAAGGACACCAAGAAGCGCGTATGCTGCGTGGGCACCACCACCATGCGCGCCATCGAGAGCAGCGTGAGCACGGAGAACCACATGAAGTCGATGAACGGCTGGACCAACAAGTTCATCTACCCGCCTTACGAGTTCAGCATCGCCGACAGCATGGTCACCAACTTCCACATGCCCGAGAGCACCTTGCTCATGCAAGTGTGCGCCTTCGGCGGATACGAGCACGTGTGGAACGCCTACAAAGTGGCCATCAAGGACAAGTACCGCTTCTTCAGCTACGGGGACGCGATGCTCATCATCTGA
- the uppP gene encoding undecaprenyl-diphosphatase UppP, protein MTLLQAIILAIIEGLTEFLPVSSTGHMIIGSALMGIEKDEFVKLFTVAIQFGTILSVVVLYWKRFFQSIDFYLKLLAGFIPAVIAGLLFKEHIDALLENVFVVGLALFLGGIVFLFIDRWMPGGTGAGPQPITWRKAFTIGAWQCLAMVPGVSRSAATIIGGLSQGLTRKHAAEFSFFLAVPTMFAATVKSMYDYMKDGGAFTNEHFQLFAVGNAVAFIVAIIAIRGFIGFLTKHGFKAFGWYRIAVGGVIIALHFMGVQMQMF, encoded by the coding sequence ATGACGCTGCTGCAGGCCATCATCCTGGCCATCATCGAGGGGCTCACCGAATTCCTGCCCGTCTCCAGCACGGGCCACATGATCATCGGCTCGGCGCTCATGGGCATCGAGAAGGATGAGTTCGTGAAGCTCTTCACCGTGGCCATCCAGTTCGGCACCATCCTCAGCGTGGTGGTGCTGTACTGGAAGCGCTTCTTCCAGAGCATCGATTTCTACCTCAAGCTCCTCGCGGGCTTCATCCCGGCGGTGATTGCAGGATTGCTCTTCAAAGAGCACATCGATGCGTTGCTGGAGAACGTTTTCGTGGTGGGCCTCGCGCTCTTCCTCGGCGGCATCGTCTTCCTCTTCATCGATCGCTGGATGCCGGGCGGAACGGGAGCCGGGCCGCAGCCCATCACGTGGCGCAAGGCCTTCACCATCGGGGCGTGGCAATGCCTGGCCATGGTGCCCGGCGTGTCGCGCTCGGCGGCCACGATCATCGGCGGCCTTTCGCAGGGGCTCACCCGCAAGCATGCGGCGGAGTTCAGTTTCTTCCTCGCGGTGCCCACCATGTTCGCCGCAACGGTGAAGAGCATGTACGATTACATGAAGGATGGCGGCGCCTTCACCAACGAGCACTTCCAGCTCTTCGCCGTCGGCAACGCCGTCGCCTTCATCGTGGCCATCATCGCCATCCGCGGCTTCATCGGCTTCCTCACCAAGCATGGCTTCAAGGCCTTCGGATGGTACCGCATCGCCGTGGGCGGCGTCATCATCGCGCTGCACTTCATGGGCGTTCAGATGCAGATGTTCTGA